In one window of Tumebacillus algifaecis DNA:
- a CDS encoding SDR family NAD(P)-dependent oxidoreductase: protein MRLQQKTALVTGAAQGIGASTARRFAQEGAQVVLTDVLESGAAVAQEIRDAGGHAEFYRADISKSAEVQALIHFTVERYGALHVICNVAGINIPGSVLDLDEAIWDRTFEVNVKSMFLTAKYGIPEIKKAGGGSIINTGSANSLVAEPLLSAYVASKGGILMLTKQMALDFAKDNIRVNCVCPGWVDTTINDAHHDLFGGRAVLEQMIEEVQPIGRVIRPEEIADVNLFLASDESSSMTGSAIVCDGGITAK from the coding sequence ATGAGACTTCAACAGAAAACCGCGCTTGTCACAGGAGCGGCGCAAGGAATAGGAGCCTCGACTGCCCGCCGCTTTGCACAGGAGGGGGCACAGGTGGTGCTGACCGACGTGCTGGAGTCTGGCGCAGCTGTGGCGCAGGAGATTCGGGACGCGGGAGGCCATGCGGAATTTTACCGCGCTGACATTTCGAAATCCGCTGAGGTGCAAGCGTTGATTCATTTTACAGTGGAGCGTTATGGGGCGTTGCATGTCATCTGCAACGTGGCAGGTATCAACATTCCCGGCTCAGTGCTCGATCTTGACGAAGCGATCTGGGATCGTACGTTTGAGGTCAATGTAAAATCGATGTTTTTGACCGCCAAATACGGCATTCCGGAAATAAAAAAAGCGGGTGGGGGCTCCATCATCAACACCGGTTCGGCTAATTCGCTCGTGGCGGAACCGCTCTTGTCCGCCTATGTGGCATCAAAAGGTGGCATCCTGATGTTGACGAAGCAAATGGCGCTCGATTTTGCCAAAGACAACATCCGCGTCAACTGCGTATGCCCAGGCTGGGTCGATACGACGATCAATGATGCGCATCACGATCTGTTTGGCGGGCGTGCTGTGTTGGAACAGATGATCGAGGAAGTGCAGCCAATCGGCCGGGTGATTCGCCCAGAAGAGATTGCAGATGTCAATCTGTTCCTCGCCTCGGACGAGTCATCCTCGATGACCGGAAGCGCCATCGTCTGTGACGGTGGGATCACCGCGAAATAA
- a CDS encoding APC family permease: MAQLETQSGSSLGYKQELKRTLSFKDLVIFGLVTMLPIAPAQVYGMIAPSSFGMTPLVYLVGILAMLFTALSYSKMSAEFPYAGSVYSFVQRGLNPHIGFVTGWLIIIDYILVPALLYSFAGIWISGLIPSVPSYIWVIVFLIINTYINVRGVSLAAKTNFIFLIVELFTVFMFLWLAIKYVFIDGGGTGGFTLAPLYQADKVNLSFLASAASIAVLGFLGFDSISTLSEEVKNPKKTVGKATIAALVLIGALFMAQAYMAALVQPNYADLHPDMAFFDITRIVGGEFLYFMWIMVGVAAVGIANALTVQAAISRILFSMGRDKLLPFSKFLGQIHPKHQTPANATYLVAMLSVVIAAVADLETIIKYINFGALTSFMILHVTVVYHFFFRKKERSMAGIINYLLFPLIGFLVLLFVWMGFDVMTYVLGFSWLFIGVLVGYFKSKGYKEVPPALKEV; the protein is encoded by the coding sequence ATGGCGCAGTTGGAGACGCAATCAGGTAGTAGTCTTGGTTACAAACAGGAGTTAAAACGAACGCTCTCATTTAAAGATCTTGTGATTTTTGGCTTGGTGACAATGCTGCCGATCGCACCTGCTCAGGTCTATGGCATGATCGCGCCGAGCAGCTTCGGCATGACACCACTCGTCTATTTAGTTGGGATTCTAGCGATGTTGTTCACAGCGCTTTCTTATAGCAAGATGAGCGCCGAATTCCCATATGCAGGTTCGGTGTATTCTTTCGTTCAGCGTGGTCTGAACCCACACATCGGCTTTGTGACGGGCTGGTTGATCATCATCGACTACATACTGGTCCCCGCTCTGCTCTATTCGTTTGCAGGCATTTGGATCTCTGGTCTCATTCCATCAGTTCCCTCGTATATTTGGGTCATCGTGTTTCTCATCATCAACACGTACATCAATGTGAGAGGCGTTTCACTGGCTGCCAAGACGAACTTTATTTTCCTGATCGTCGAGCTGTTCACCGTGTTTATGTTCCTCTGGTTGGCTATCAAGTACGTGTTTATTGATGGGGGCGGCACTGGAGGATTTACGCTGGCACCGCTTTATCAAGCGGACAAGGTCAATCTAAGCTTCTTGGCGTCGGCAGCCTCGATCGCAGTGCTCGGTTTTCTCGGTTTTGACTCGATCTCGACGTTGTCAGAAGAGGTGAAAAACCCGAAAAAAACGGTCGGCAAGGCGACGATCGCTGCATTGGTTCTGATCGGTGCGTTGTTCATGGCTCAAGCTTACATGGCAGCCCTCGTCCAACCGAACTACGCCGATCTCCATCCCGATATGGCTTTCTTCGACATCACGCGCATCGTTGGCGGAGAATTCTTGTACTTCATGTGGATCATGGTCGGTGTCGCAGCGGTTGGGATTGCGAACGCTTTGACGGTGCAAGCTGCGATCTCTCGAATTCTCTTCTCGATGGGACGTGACAAGCTGCTTCCATTCTCGAAGTTCCTGGGGCAGATTCATCCAAAGCACCAGACACCGGCAAATGCGACATACTTGGTTGCCATGCTATCGGTGGTGATCGCAGCGGTTGCAGATCTGGAGACGATCATCAAGTATATCAACTTCGGAGCGCTAACCTCGTTTATGATTTTGCACGTCACCGTGGTGTATCATTTCTTCTTCCGCAAGAAGGAACGTTCCATGGCGGGCATCATCAACTACTTGCTGTTTCCGCTGATCGGATTTTTGGTTCTATTGTTTGTCTGGATGGGCTTTGACGTGATGACTTATGTGCTCGGATTCTCTTGGCTCTTCATCGGTGTGCTTGTCGGATATTTCAAATCAAAAGGTTACAAAGAGGTACCGCCAGCCTTAAAAGAGGTGTAG
- a CDS encoding glycerophosphodiester phosphodiesterase → MNRFYQLVFTLLLSTSLVTASASGASARSLSLPENSYSSVLKPSPILTIAHRGAAAHAPENTIAAFDKAVALHADFIELDIQLCKDGELVVLHDDTVNRTTDGQGNVKNFTLAQLRKLDAGSKFHPSFKGATIPTLDEVLTRYKGSIGILIEMKTPSRYPSMEQKVASLLQKHKMDQADSGVIVQSFDSRSLQTFHQLAPLVPIGVLIDRADLLNEPQLIRYSSFATYINPNKKLINSHLVNRLHEFGLKVATWTVRSAKDIPALIKAGVDGLITDDPSFLR, encoded by the coding sequence ATGAATCGCTTTTATCAGCTCGTCTTCACGCTTTTGTTGTCTACTAGTCTGGTGACAGCTTCCGCTTCTGGTGCATCGGCAAGATCTCTCTCCCTCCCAGAGAATAGCTATTCATCTGTACTGAAGCCTTCTCCGATTCTTACGATTGCTCATCGTGGTGCTGCAGCACATGCTCCAGAAAACACGATCGCCGCCTTTGACAAAGCGGTTGCCCTGCATGCTGACTTCATCGAACTTGACATTCAACTCTGTAAAGACGGAGAACTTGTCGTCCTCCACGATGACACAGTCAACCGCACCACAGATGGACAAGGGAATGTGAAAAATTTTACCTTAGCCCAGCTTCGCAAGCTCGATGCCGGCTCTAAGTTTCATCCTTCTTTTAAAGGGGCGACCATTCCTACACTTGATGAAGTACTAACGCGCTATAAAGGTAGCATCGGTATCCTGATCGAAATGAAAACACCTTCACGCTATCCCAGCATGGAACAAAAAGTTGCTTCCCTGTTGCAAAAACACAAAATGGATCAGGCAGATTCGGGTGTCATCGTGCAGTCTTTTGACAGTCGTTCCCTGCAAACGTTTCACCAGTTGGCCCCACTCGTCCCGATCGGTGTTTTGATCGACCGTGCTGATCTACTGAACGAACCACAATTGATTCGCTACAGTTCATTCGCTACCTACATCAATCCGAATAAAAAGTTGATCAATTCGCACCTCGTAAACCGCCTGCACGAGTTTGGTCTGAAAGTCGCAACTTGGACAGTTCGTTCCGCCAAAGACATTCCCGCTTTGATCAAAGCGGGTGTAGACGGTCTGATCACCGACGACCCTTCCTTTCTTCGCTAA
- the ispG gene encoding flavodoxin-dependent (E)-4-hydroxy-3-methylbut-2-enyl-diphosphate synthase: MLIHRSKTRPIQVGNLTIGGSDSVVLQSMTMTKTADVKATVEQIKRLEDAGCQIVRVTVNNMEAAEAIKEIKRQISIPLVADIHFDYKLAVKAVENGIDKVRINPGNIGKREKVEEVVKACKERGVPIRIGVNAGSLEKHILDKYGYPTAEGMLESAEFHVSILEELGFEDIIISMKASDVPLAIEAYTLAAARFDYPLHLGITEAGTIFSGTVKSAAGLGALLAKGIGSTMRVSLSADPVEEIKVGREILKSFGLASNAVTLISCPTCGRIEIDLISIANEIEDYVSTIKAPIKVAVLGCAVNGPGEAREADIGIAGSRGEGLLFRHGEIVRKIPEATMVEELKKEIDALAKQYELTGSLK, translated from the coding sequence ATGTTGATTCATCGTTCCAAGACGCGGCCGATTCAGGTTGGCAATCTTACGATTGGTGGTTCGGATTCTGTAGTCCTGCAATCGATGACTATGACGAAGACGGCCGATGTGAAAGCGACCGTGGAGCAGATCAAGCGTCTGGAAGATGCCGGATGCCAGATCGTTCGTGTCACTGTAAACAACATGGAAGCGGCAGAAGCGATCAAAGAGATCAAACGCCAGATCTCAATTCCGCTTGTTGCCGACATCCACTTTGACTATAAGCTGGCTGTCAAAGCGGTCGAAAACGGGATCGATAAAGTAAGGATCAATCCGGGTAATATCGGCAAACGTGAGAAAGTGGAAGAGGTTGTCAAAGCGTGTAAAGAGCGCGGAGTGCCGATTCGAATAGGAGTAAATGCAGGTTCGTTGGAGAAGCACATTTTGGACAAATACGGGTATCCGACAGCAGAAGGTATGCTGGAGAGCGCGGAGTTCCACGTTTCCATTTTGGAAGAGTTGGGCTTTGAAGACATCATCATCTCGATGAAAGCGTCCGACGTACCTTTGGCGATTGAGGCCTACACATTGGCGGCAGCTCGCTTTGATTACCCGCTGCATCTGGGCATTACGGAGGCAGGCACGATCTTCTCCGGCACGGTGAAAAGCGCAGCGGGCCTTGGCGCATTGCTGGCCAAGGGGATCGGTTCGACGATGCGCGTATCGCTGTCTGCCGACCCGGTAGAAGAAATCAAAGTAGGTCGAGAAATTTTGAAATCGTTCGGACTCGCTTCGAATGCGGTCACGTTGATCTCTTGTCCAACCTGTGGCCGAATTGAGATCGATTTGATCTCGATCGCGAATGAAATTGAAGACTATGTCTCGACGATCAAAGCCCCGATTAAAGTTGCCGTACTCGGATGTGCTGTCAACGGTCCGGGCGAAGCACGGGAAGCGGACATTGGCATCGCCGGATCACGCGGAGAAGGGCTTTTATTCCGCCACGGTGAAATCGTTCGTAAAATTCCGGAAGCGACGATGGTCGAAGAATTGAAAAAAGAGATCGATGCGCTGGCAAAACAGTACGAATTGACCGGCTCTTTAAAGTAA
- a CDS encoding 1-deoxy-D-xylulose-5-phosphate reductoisomerase, translated as MSRTIALLGSTGSIGTMTLEVVASQPGEFRVASLAAGRNIDLLLQQIEQFRPEIVSVADEEGRTAVRERFGSKVEVLVGLEGLIAVATHPEVDIVVTAVVGSIGLIPTVKALEAGKHIALANKETLVAAGHLVMDLAKQKGCAILPVDSEHSAIYQCLHRERSVDVDRILLTASGGSFRDKTRDEMRVATVSGALNHPNWAMGAKITIDSATLMNKGLEVIEAHWLFNMPYDRIDVLVHPESIVHSLVEFVDGSVLAQLGSPDMRIPIQYALSYPDRMPGSYKRLNLLEVGKLHFRKPDFERFPLLRMCFDAGRAGGSMPTVLNAANEVANEYFRMNLIGFLDIEQTVAHVMDRHQLLTNPSLEEVLEADAWARQQACQVVRELELGQEQ; from the coding sequence ATGTCTCGAACGATAGCATTGCTCGGCTCAACCGGTTCGATTGGTACCATGACTTTGGAGGTGGTGGCCAGCCAACCGGGAGAGTTTCGAGTTGCATCCTTAGCAGCAGGTCGCAACATCGACCTGCTGCTTCAGCAGATCGAACAATTTCGTCCGGAGATCGTGAGTGTTGCTGATGAAGAAGGGCGAACGGCCGTGCGCGAACGCTTTGGTTCAAAGGTTGAGGTATTGGTCGGACTCGAGGGGCTGATCGCAGTTGCTACGCATCCAGAGGTGGATATCGTCGTGACGGCGGTCGTCGGGTCGATTGGGCTCATTCCGACGGTCAAGGCGTTGGAGGCGGGCAAACACATCGCGCTCGCCAACAAAGAAACATTGGTCGCAGCTGGTCACTTGGTGATGGACCTCGCCAAGCAAAAAGGCTGTGCGATCCTTCCGGTGGACAGCGAGCATTCGGCGATCTACCAATGTTTGCACCGCGAACGATCGGTCGATGTTGACCGCATCCTATTAACCGCTTCTGGCGGTTCCTTCCGCGACAAAACGCGGGACGAGATGAGAGTTGCGACCGTCTCAGGTGCGCTCAATCATCCCAATTGGGCGATGGGTGCCAAGATCACGATCGACTCAGCCACATTGATGAACAAGGGACTAGAAGTGATCGAGGCTCATTGGTTGTTCAACATGCCGTATGATCGAATCGATGTGTTGGTGCATCCGGAAAGCATCGTGCACTCCTTGGTGGAGTTTGTGGATGGATCGGTGTTGGCTCAGCTGGGCTCACCTGATATGCGAATTCCGATCCAATACGCACTTTCCTACCCAGATCGCATGCCCGGTTCTTACAAACGTCTGAACCTGCTCGAAGTCGGTAAGTTACATTTTCGGAAACCAGACTTTGAGCGATTCCCATTGCTTCGCATGTGCTTTGATGCGGGGCGGGCCGGCGGGTCGATGCCTACGGTGCTCAATGCGGCGAACGAGGTGGCCAACGAGTATTTCCGCATGAATCTGATCGGCTTCCTCGACATCGAGCAGACGGTAGCGCACGTCATGGACCGCCATCAACTGCTCACCAACCCGAGTCTGGAGGAAGTGCTCGAAGCTGATGCCTGGGCGCGACAGCAGGCGTGTCAGGTCGTCCGCGAGTTAGAGCTTGGGCAAGAGCAATGA
- a CDS encoding phosphatidate cytidylyltransferase — MLYQRVLTGVIGGALFLGVVWIGGVPLILLLALLAVLGFRELVKMRGFATFSAPALLGYVVTLVFTTNLLWRESWELSVAPDSISIPLLLLILFAFLTISVMTKNRYSFQDMSYLFAGTLYIGLAFQSATLLRIEDGLGLRYFLFLLILMWTTDTFAYFVGRALKGPKIWPAISPNKTVSGSVGGVVAAAIVGVVFATMNDFALWPWLLLSALLSVVGQLGDFVESGLKRSLNVKDSGKLLPGHGGVLDRFDSLIFSAPLAYYCISALIN; from the coding sequence ATGTTATACCAACGAGTCCTGACAGGCGTGATCGGTGGCGCCCTTTTTCTTGGGGTCGTCTGGATTGGCGGTGTGCCGTTAATCTTGCTCCTTGCGCTGCTCGCCGTTTTAGGTTTTCGGGAACTGGTGAAGATGCGTGGCTTTGCCACCTTTTCCGCGCCGGCGCTGCTCGGTTATGTCGTGACACTTGTATTCACGACCAACCTGCTATGGCGGGAATCATGGGAACTTTCTGTTGCGCCAGATTCGATATCCATCCCGTTGCTGCTCTTGATCCTGTTCGCTTTCTTGACGATCAGTGTCATGACCAAGAATCGGTATAGTTTTCAAGATATGTCCTATCTGTTTGCAGGGACGTTATACATTGGATTGGCTTTTCAAAGCGCTACGTTGTTGCGCATCGAAGATGGGCTGGGACTGCGTTATTTTCTGTTCCTGCTAATCTTGATGTGGACAACCGATACGTTCGCTTATTTCGTTGGTCGAGCGCTGAAAGGGCCGAAGATCTGGCCTGCGATCTCTCCAAACAAAACGGTGTCTGGCTCAGTGGGCGGCGTGGTGGCAGCAGCGATCGTTGGCGTGGTATTTGCCACGATGAATGATTTTGCGCTATGGCCGTGGCTGTTGTTGTCAGCCCTGCTCTCCGTTGTCGGACAGCTGGGCGATTTTGTTGAATCTGGCTTGAAGCGCTCGCTCAATGTGAAAGACTCTGGGAAGTTGTTGCCAGGTCACGGTGGTGTCCTGGACCGATTTGATAGCTTGATCTTTAGTGCGCCGCTTGCGTATTACTGTATTTCGGCGCTCATAAACTAG
- a CDS encoding isoprenyl transferase, with translation MLRRLIRLFQKAPTEQTDEHGIVLDSVPNHVAIIMDGNGRWAKRRGLPRIAGHRAGMQAVKEITTAADDIGVKVLTLYAFSTENWKRPTDEVDFLMRLPEEFLRMELDTLMKRNCRIRILGHPEGLPEHTRKVVQDAERKTKDNTGLILNIALNYGSRAEMIQAVKQIAQQVADGTLQVDDIDEQSMEKSLLTHGLPDPDLMIRTSGEVRLSNFLLWQAAYTELWFTNMFWPDFKRDDFYHAIREFQSRGRRFGGLK, from the coding sequence ATGCTACGACGACTCATACGCTTATTTCAAAAAGCACCGACCGAACAGACAGATGAACATGGGATCGTTCTGGACAGCGTGCCAAACCACGTAGCCATCATCATGGACGGGAACGGACGTTGGGCCAAGCGACGCGGCCTGCCGCGCATAGCGGGCCACCGAGCTGGGATGCAGGCTGTCAAAGAGATCACTACAGCAGCAGATGACATCGGGGTTAAGGTGCTTACTTTGTATGCCTTTTCGACAGAGAACTGGAAGCGACCGACAGACGAGGTTGATTTTCTGATGCGGTTGCCGGAAGAGTTTTTACGTATGGAATTGGATACGCTGATGAAAAGGAACTGCCGGATCCGCATCTTGGGGCACCCGGAAGGACTGCCTGAACACACGAGAAAAGTTGTACAGGATGCAGAACGGAAAACGAAAGACAACACCGGCCTCATTTTGAATATTGCCCTGAATTATGGAAGCCGCGCCGAGATGATCCAAGCTGTTAAGCAAATTGCGCAACAGGTGGCGGACGGAACGCTGCAAGTGGATGACATCGATGAGCAATCGATGGAGAAATCGCTTTTGACCCATGGATTGCCTGATCCCGATTTGATGATTCGTACGTCCGGTGAAGTGCGCTTGTCAAACTTTCTACTTTGGCAGGCTGCCTATACCGAACTTTGGTTTACCAATATGTTCTGGCCCGATTTCAAACGGGATGACTTCTATCACGCGATCCGCGAGTTTCAAAGTCGGGGTCGAAGATTCGGCGGACTTAAATAG
- the frr gene encoding ribosome recycling factor, producing the protein MVNDLLNNLNDRMEKGIGNVKREFASIRAGRATPALLDRVQVDYYGSMSPVNQVANISAPEPRTLVIQPWDKGMLGDIEKAIIKADLGLTPTNDGSVIRISIPQLTEQRRQEMVKMVKKMAEEGRVAIRNIRRDINDDLKKLEKNGEISEDESRRTQEKVQKETDRFIGEIDKLLVAKEAEIMEV; encoded by the coding sequence ATGGTCAATGATCTGTTGAATAATCTGAATGATCGCATGGAAAAAGGGATTGGAAACGTAAAACGCGAGTTTGCTTCCATCCGTGCGGGGCGCGCAACTCCGGCGCTGCTCGATCGCGTACAAGTTGATTACTATGGCAGCATGTCACCGGTTAACCAGGTGGCGAACATCTCCGCTCCGGAGCCGCGCACGCTGGTGATTCAACCGTGGGATAAAGGGATGCTTGGTGATATCGAAAAAGCGATCATCAAAGCGGACCTCGGTCTGACGCCGACCAATGACGGTTCGGTAATCCGCATCTCGATTCCGCAGTTGACTGAACAGCGCCGTCAGGAAATGGTGAAGATGGTGAAAAAGATGGCGGAAGAAGGCCGTGTTGCCATCCGCAACATTCGCCGCGACATCAACGACGACCTGAAGAAACTTGAGAAAAACGGCGAGATCTCCGAGGATGAAAGCCGTCGCACGCAAGAGAAAGTGCAGAAGGAAACCGACCGTTTCATCGGGGAAATCGATAAGCTGCTCGTTGCAAAAGAAGCAGAAATCATGGAAGTATAA
- the pyrH gene encoding UMP kinase → MLQPKYKRVILKLSGEALAGEVGYGITAPVISSVALQIRDIVELGAQVAVVVGGGNIWRGVSGSKQGMDRATADYMGMLATVLNALALQDALENIGVDTRVQTSIEMRQVAEPYIRRKAIRHLEKSRVVIFAAGTGNPYFSTDTTAALRAAEIEAEVILMAKNNVDGVYDADPKKVATATKFETLSYMDVLNKGLGVMDTTAITLCMDNKIPIVVFNISEEGNIKRAILGEEIGTIVEG, encoded by the coding sequence ATGCTTCAACCAAAATACAAGCGTGTCATTCTCAAATTGAGCGGTGAGGCACTCGCCGGTGAGGTCGGCTATGGGATCACAGCCCCAGTCATCTCCTCGGTAGCGCTCCAGATTCGCGATATTGTGGAACTGGGTGCACAAGTGGCGGTCGTTGTAGGCGGCGGCAACATTTGGCGGGGTGTCTCCGGCAGCAAGCAAGGCATGGACCGAGCAACGGCAGACTATATGGGGATGCTGGCGACAGTGCTCAACGCGCTCGCCTTGCAGGATGCGCTCGAAAACATCGGTGTGGACACACGTGTGCAGACATCCATTGAAATGCGCCAAGTGGCAGAGCCATACATAAGACGCAAGGCAATTCGGCACTTGGAAAAGAGCCGTGTTGTGATCTTTGCAGCCGGAACGGGGAACCCCTACTTCTCGACCGACACCACTGCAGCACTGCGGGCAGCGGAGATCGAGGCAGAAGTCATCCTCATGGCGAAGAACAACGTGGACGGCGTGTACGATGCCGACCCGAAAAAAGTAGCTACAGCCACCAAGTTCGAGACGCTTTCCTACATGGATGTGCTAAACAAAGGACTTGGTGTGATGGATACGACGGCGATTACGCTGTGTATGGATAACAAGATTCCGATCGTTGTGTTCAACATTTCGGAAGAAGGCAATATCAAACGAGCGATTCTCGGCGAAGAGATTGGGACAATAGTTGAGGGGTGA
- the tsf gene encoding translation elongation factor Ts: MTISAGLVKELREKTGAGMMDCKKALVETNGDMEKAIDFLREKGLAAAAKKSGRIAAEGLVESYIHAGGKIGVLLEINCETDFVAKNDDFKSFVRDIAMHIAAAKPTYLNREEVPQDVIDHEKEILRAQALNEGKPENIVDKMVEGRVQKYYKENCLLEQGFVKDPDKTIETIVKEKISTIGENINIRRFVRWEMGEGLEKKVDNFVEEVMSQLKK, translated from the coding sequence ATGACCATTTCTGCTGGACTTGTTAAAGAACTGCGTGAGAAGACTGGCGCAGGCATGATGGACTGCAAAAAAGCTCTTGTTGAAACGAACGGTGACATGGAGAAAGCGATCGACTTTCTGCGTGAGAAAGGCCTCGCAGCTGCTGCGAAGAAATCGGGCCGTATCGCGGCAGAGGGTCTCGTAGAATCCTATATCCACGCTGGAGGCAAGATCGGCGTTCTGCTCGAAATCAACTGCGAAACTGACTTCGTAGCGAAAAACGATGATTTCAAATCTTTTGTACGCGACATCGCGATGCACATTGCAGCTGCGAAGCCTACATACCTGAACCGTGAAGAAGTTCCGCAGGATGTTATCGACCACGAAAAAGAAATTCTGCGCGCTCAAGCACTCAATGAAGGCAAGCCGGAAAACATCGTTGACAAGATGGTTGAAGGCCGCGTGCAAAAATATTACAAAGAGAACTGCCTGCTCGAGCAAGGGTTCGTCAAAGACCCGGACAAAACGATCGAAACAATCGTTAAAGAGAAGATCTCGACGATTGGTGAAAACATCAACATCCGTCGCTTCGTTCGTTGGGAGATGGGCGAAGGCCTCGAGAAGAAAGTTGATAACTTCGTAGAAGAAGTTATGAGCCAATTGAAGAAGTAA
- the rpsB gene encoding 30S ribosomal protein S2 translates to MAIISMKQLLEAGVHFGHQTRRWNPKMSRYIFTERNGIYIIDLQKTVKKVEEAYNFVRDLSAEGKDLLFVGTKKQAQDSVKEEAERAGQYFVNQRWLGGTLTNFSTIQKRINRLKKLEAMEQDGTFEVLPKKEVIILKKEMERLEKFLGGIKDMKGIPGALFIIDPRKERIAVAEARKLGIPIVAIVDTNCDPDEIDYVIPGNDDAIRAVKLLTGKIADAILEGRQGEDNNNE, encoded by the coding sequence ATGGCGATCATCAGCATGAAACAACTGCTTGAGGCAGGCGTTCACTTCGGTCATCAGACCCGTCGTTGGAACCCGAAAATGTCTCGCTACATCTTCACCGAACGTAACGGTATTTACATCATCGACCTTCAAAAGACTGTTAAGAAGGTAGAGGAAGCGTACAACTTTGTACGTGACCTGTCTGCAGAAGGCAAAGACCTTCTTTTTGTCGGTACTAAGAAACAAGCTCAAGACTCCGTGAAGGAAGAAGCAGAGCGCGCAGGTCAGTACTTCGTGAACCAACGTTGGCTGGGCGGCACTTTGACCAACTTCTCCACCATTCAAAAGCGTATCAACCGTCTGAAAAAGCTCGAAGCAATGGAGCAAGATGGCACTTTTGAAGTCCTTCCGAAGAAAGAAGTTATCATTCTGAAGAAGGAAATGGAACGTCTTGAGAAGTTCCTCGGCGGCATCAAGGACATGAAGGGCATCCCGGGCGCGCTGTTCATCATCGACCCGCGCAAAGAGCGCATCGCGGTTGCTGAAGCACGCAAACTGGGTATCCCGATCGTTGCAATCGTTGACACCAACTGCGATCCGGACGAGATCGACTACGTAATTCCGGGCAACGACGATGCAATCCGTGCGGTGAAACTGCTCACCGGCAAGATTGCTGATGCGATCCTGGAAGGTCGTCAAGGCGAAGATAACAACAACGAGTAG
- a CDS encoding DUF6115 domain-containing protein has product MGNQLYLYVALIGLALVLFALTRPKGTTVAQSTDLPTPSKAVDQELKDLLDDFMNDLERDNVKLIDSFTKLKNEHTEQIAEQNEIIRALEDRVNALEAQLLLPMPTSPSKASVDAEIESSIKVSDDSADMSSDTVVESAKPAFVMQEKYAQVLAMSRLGMPAEQIARETGIGVGEILLVVGLAKRGEG; this is encoded by the coding sequence ATGGGAAACCAACTCTATCTCTATGTAGCATTGATCGGACTCGCACTCGTTTTATTTGCGCTGACCCGTCCGAAAGGCACAACGGTAGCTCAGTCGACAGATCTACCAACACCATCAAAGGCGGTCGATCAGGAGTTGAAGGATCTCCTCGATGACTTCATGAACGATCTAGAGCGGGATAACGTGAAGTTGATCGACAGCTTTACAAAACTCAAAAACGAACACACAGAACAAATTGCGGAGCAAAATGAGATCATTCGCGCATTGGAAGACCGTGTGAACGCACTGGAGGCCCAACTTTTGCTTCCCATGCCTACATCGCCTTCAAAAGCCTCGGTTGATGCGGAGATCGAATCGTCGATCAAAGTTTCGGATGATTCTGCAGATATGTCTTCGGACACGGTCGTAGAGTCAGCAAAGCCGGCATTTGTGATGCAGGAAAAATATGCACAGGTGCTCGCCATGTCTCGGCTTGGGATGCCAGCGGAGCAGATCGCTCGCGAAACAGGTATCGGTGTAGGCGAAATACTGTTGGTAGTCGGACTGGCCAAGCGAGGTGAAGGCTGA